TCGTCCACCGCGCGCTCGAGGACGGCCGGTTCGTGCTGTGCGAGGGCGCCCAGGGGACGCTGCTCGACATCGACAACGGCACCTATCCGTTCGTGACCTCGTCGAACCCGGTCGCCGGCGGCGCCTGCGCCGGGCTCGGCGTCGGGCCGACCCGGATCTCGGCGGTGCTCGGCGTCACCAAGGCCTATCTGACCCGGGTCGGCGCCGGCCCGTTCCCGAGCGAGGCCGACGAGGATCGCGGCGCGAAGCTCCGCGAGCGCGGCGGCGAGTACGGCACGGTGACCGGCCGCGACCGCCGCTGCGGCTGGCTCGACCTGGTCGGCCTCCGCTACGCCGCCCGGCTGAACGGGCTGACCGAGCTCGCCGTGACGAAGCTCGACGTGCTCTCGATGTTCGACCGCATCCCCATCTGCACCGGCTACCGGCTCGAGGACGGCACCGAGACGATCGAGTTCCCGTCCCACCAGACCGACTTCCACCACGCCCGGCCGGTCTACGAGGAGTTGCCCGGCTGGGGCGCGGACATCTCCGGCGTGACCGCGTTCGGGGAGCTGCCGCAGGCTGCGCGGGACTACCTCGACGTCGTCGAGGAGCGGGTCGGCGTGCCCGTGACGATGGTCGGGATCGGGCAGCGGCGCGACCAGACGCTCACCCGCCGCGAGCTCGCACCGGCCGCCTGAGCCGCCGCGGCCGGCGGCCGTTACGACACCGTTACGTTTCCGCCCCCTCGCCTTAACGCCCGGGGCGTAGTGTGCCCTCGCGGTCGCAGACAGGGACGGACGCGGCTCGCCCGGCGCGGAAGCGCTGCCCGGACTTGCCGGGCGGCCGGCCCGCCCGGGCGCCGCCCGTCCCGACCGTGTTCTGGGGCCGGTTCCGACCGTTTGTCCGGGCCCATCCGACCCGCTTCCGGGGGCAATTGACACTCGGCGCGAGTGCCAATTGGTTTCCGTCAGGACGCCACCCGGGCGCCCGCTCTCGACGCCGCCCGCTCGGCGCGCTCGACCCACGGGGCCGCCCGCAGCTCCTCGAACACCGCCCGCGCCTCGGCCACCAGCGGCTCCGCAGCGGGGTCGCCGGCCGCGAGCAGCACCTCCGCGTGGTCGAGCATCGTGACCGCCATCGGGAACGGCGTCGCCAGCTCGCGCATCAGCGCCGCCGCCCCGCGGAACAGCCGGTCGGCACGCTCGAGGTCCCCGGCATCCGCCGCCAGCTGCGCCCGGAACCCCATCGCGTGCGCGCTCGTGAGCGGCGAGATCGCGCCGTGGCCGGCGGACTCGACCATGCCGACGAGCGCCTCCGCGCGGGCCCGGTCGCCGCTCAGGAGCGCCGCGCGGATGACGATCGCGAACACCTCCTTCATGGGCTCCGTGTTGCCGCCCAGCGCATCGTGCGTCTCC
The genomic region above belongs to Gaiellales bacterium and contains:
- a CDS encoding adenylosuccinate synthase, with protein sequence MPLKVVVGAQWGDEGKGKIVDLLAERADVVARYQGGNNAGHTLVIGSETYKLRLVPSGILYPGTECVLGNGCVIDPEVLIEELDGLLARGIDVSGLRISGNAHLIMPWHRIIDADSELQLGRLQIGTTRRGIGPAYADKALRVGIRVQDVLDEKILRLKIQTALSVKNLELRKLHHHRPLDKEEVTVAMLGYAARIRPFIADTSLLVHRALEDGRFVLCEGAQGTLLDIDNGTYPFVTSSNPVAGGACAGLGVGPTRISAVLGVTKAYLTRVGAGPFPSEADEDRGAKLRERGGEYGTVTGRDRRCGWLDLVGLRYAARLNGLTELAVTKLDVLSMFDRIPICTGYRLEDGTETIEFPSHQTDFHHARPVYEELPGWGADISGVTAFGELPQAARDYLDVVEERVGVPVTMVGIGQRRDQTLTRRELAPAA